One part of the Anaerolineales bacterium genome encodes these proteins:
- a CDS encoding YegP family protein gives MATAKFVIEKGKGGFRFNLISTNGEPILHSERYNTKDSAKRGIKSVKKHAGKMANYVEKKAKNGQSYFNLRAANNRVIGTSEMYSSPAKCKGGIDAVKRVAGGAKLEDKS, from the coding sequence ATGGCAACAGCAAAGTTTGTGATCGAGAAGGGCAAAGGCGGCTTCCGCTTTAACCTCATCAGCACCAATGGCGAACCGATCCTGCACAGCGAACGCTACAACACCAAAGACAGCGCCAAGCGCGGCATCAAGTCCGTGAAGAAGCATGCAGGCAAAATGGCCAACTATGTGGAGAAAAAGGCCAAGAACGGCCAGAGCTACTTCAACCTACGCGCCGCCAACAACCGCGTGATCGGCACCAGCGAGATGTACTCTTCCCCAGCCAAGTGCAAAGGCGGTATTGATGCCGTCAAGCGCGTGGCCGGTGGCGCCAAGCTTGAAGACAAGAGCTAG
- a CDS encoding fumarylacetoacetate hydrolase family protein has product MRIIRYLQDGTARYGWVLGDKVGPIEGDPFSAFQRGEATMPLAELKLLTPVVPSKIICVGRNYAEHAKELGNEVPEVPMLFLKPPSALIAHGETVLLPPQTQQPEHEAELAIVIGKRGRWIEPDAVNEYILGYTIANDVTARDLQKRDGQWTRGKGFDTFCPFGPWVETDFDPADAVVTCSVNGELRQMGSTRDMIFSVRQLLAYISSVMTLEPGDLILTGTPAGVGPLKDGDELVTSIEGLGELRNPIAAEPVR; this is encoded by the coding sequence ATGCGCATTATTCGATACTTACAAGATGGCACAGCCCGCTATGGTTGGGTGCTGGGTGACAAGGTTGGACCTATTGAGGGTGACCCGTTCAGTGCTTTCCAGCGTGGCGAAGCCACCATGCCGCTGGCCGAGCTTAAGCTGCTAACCCCCGTCGTACCCAGCAAGATCATCTGCGTTGGCCGCAACTATGCCGAGCATGCCAAAGAACTGGGCAATGAAGTGCCGGAAGTGCCGATGCTCTTCCTCAAGCCCCCCTCAGCGCTGATCGCCCACGGCGAAACTGTGCTCCTGCCGCCGCAGACCCAGCAGCCTGAGCACGAAGCGGAGCTGGCGATCGTGATCGGCAAACGCGGCCGCTGGATCGAGCCCGATGCAGTCAATGAATATATTCTGGGCTATACCATTGCCAACGATGTCACCGCGCGTGACCTGCAGAAACGTGACGGCCAGTGGACGCGTGGCAAGGGCTTCGACACCTTCTGTCCCTTTGGCCCCTGGGTTGAAACTGACTTTGACCCCGCCGATGCGGTGGTGACCTGCAGCGTGAATGGGGAACTGCGCCAGATGGGCTCCACCCGCGACATGATCTTCTCGGTGCGCCAGTTGCTGGCCTATATTTCGTCCGTGATGACGCTGGAGCCGGGTGACTTGATTCTCACCGGCACGCCCGCCGGGGTTGGCCCGCTGAAAGACGGCGACGAGCTGGTCACCAGCATTGAGGGCTTGGGCGAACTGCGCAACCCGATTGCCGCTGAGCCAGTGCGCTAG
- a CDS encoding iron-sulfur cluster assembly protein has translation MCPVASQDPAKQAIWEIESTNPDLVPAVEAALREVVDPEIGLNVIELGLVRNVALEDNQGKVTMIMTTPFCPYAPALLEMTRKKAADALQRDTTIMMGTELWDLTYMEEGAGADWGIF, from the coding sequence ATGTGTCCAGTAGCCTCGCAAGACCCCGCCAAACAAGCCATCTGGGAGATCGAAAGCACCAACCCAGACCTGGTGCCAGCAGTCGAAGCCGCCCTGCGTGAAGTCGTAGACCCGGAGATCGGCCTCAACGTCATCGAGCTTGGCCTGGTGCGCAACGTCGCCCTTGAGGACAATCAGGGCAAGGTCACCATGATCATGACCACGCCGTTCTGCCCATACGCCCCCGCCCTGCTGGAGATGACCCGCAAAAAGGCCGCGGATGCCCTGCAGCGCGACACCACCATCATGATGGGCACCGAGCTCTGGGATCTGACATACATGGAAGAAGGCGCCGGCGCAGACTGGGGCATCTTCTAA
- a CDS encoding winged helix-turn-helix transcriptional regulator: MGSTRNAVLKYLLNHQRSTINELAKAVKISPISVRHHIARLENEGLVASTEERHGVGRPRRVYYLTEAGMEHFPARTIRFTNRLLNELKETLPAEQFAGLLSNMGASAADDLAANGELERMSLDERLKLLKGWLTKEGFTVQVQRTEHELIIKETSCPYFYVGQTHGEVCSIDKALIAKALSADPQRTSCLLSGDNHCTYTIPMAAIKQAITS, translated from the coding sequence ATGGGCAGCACACGCAACGCAGTCCTCAAATACCTGCTAAACCACCAGCGCAGCACGATCAATGAGCTTGCCAAAGCCGTCAAGATCAGCCCCATCTCCGTGCGCCACCACATCGCGCGCCTGGAAAATGAGGGCCTGGTGGCCTCCACAGAAGAGCGGCACGGCGTTGGCCGCCCGCGCCGCGTCTACTATCTCACCGAAGCCGGCATGGAGCACTTCCCCGCCCGCACCATCCGCTTCACCAACCGCTTGCTCAACGAGCTCAAAGAAACCCTGCCGGCCGAGCAGTTCGCCGGCTTGCTCAGTAACATGGGCGCCTCCGCCGCTGACGATCTGGCCGCCAATGGCGAGCTGGAGCGCATGAGCCTCGATGAGCGCCTCAAGCTGCTCAAGGGCTGGCTCACCAAGGAAGGCTTCACCGTCCAGGTGCAGCGCACCGAGCACGAGCTCATCATCAAGGAAACCAGCTGCCCGTACTTCTATGTGGGCCAAACCCACGGCGAGGTGTGCAGCATTGATAAAGCCCTCATTGCCAAAGCCCTTTCCGCTGACCCGCAGCGCACCTCCTGCCTGCTCAGCGGAGATAACCACTGCACCTACACCATCCCGATGGCCGCCATTAAGCAGGCCATCACGTCGTAA
- the sufC gene encoding Fe-S cluster assembly ATPase SufC: MSQLDIRDLRVNVAGNEILKGLNLTIEQGKVHALMGPNGSGKSTLAYTLMGHPNYEVTGGEVWFKGQNILELEPDQRSHLGIFLAFQYPVAIPGVSVANFLRTALNSHRKAKDPEDKGMPIPEFRNLLKAKMDLLKMDHSFAGRYLNDGFSGGEKKRAEILQMAALDPEFAVLDETDSGLDIDALRNVAEGVQALRGPNFGALVITHYQRLLNYINPDVVHVMFNGRIVETGGPELALKLEAEGYDWVREAHENKVAA, from the coding sequence ATGTCTCAACTGGATATACGCGATTTGCGCGTCAATGTAGCTGGCAACGAGATCCTTAAAGGCCTCAACCTGACGATCGAGCAGGGCAAGGTGCACGCCCTGATGGGCCCCAACGGCAGTGGCAAGAGCACGCTGGCCTACACGCTGATGGGCCACCCAAACTATGAGGTGACCGGCGGCGAAGTATGGTTCAAGGGGCAGAACATCCTTGAACTGGAGCCGGACCAACGCTCTCATCTGGGCATTTTCCTGGCGTTCCAATACCCGGTGGCGATCCCTGGCGTCAGCGTGGCGAACTTTCTGCGAACGGCGCTGAACTCGCACCGCAAAGCCAAGGACCCCGAGGACAAGGGCATGCCCATCCCCGAGTTTCGCAATTTATTGAAAGCGAAGATGGACCTGCTGAAGATGGACCACAGCTTCGCGGGCCGTTACCTCAACGACGGCTTCTCCGGCGGTGAGAAGAAACGCGCCGAGATCCTGCAGATGGCCGCGCTCGACCCTGAGTTTGCCGTGCTGGACGAGACGGACTCCGGCCTGGATATTGACGCATTGCGCAATGTGGCCGAGGGTGTGCAGGCGCTGCGCGGGCCGAACTTCGGCGCGCTGGTGATCACGCACTACCAGCGCCTGCTGAACTACATCAATCCGGATGTGGTGCATGTGATGTTCAATGGCCGCATTGTGGAAACCGGCGGCCCGGAACTGGCTCTGAAGCTGGAAGCCGAAGGCTATGACTGGGTGCGCGAGGCGCACGAGAACAAGGTTGCGGCGTAA
- a CDS encoding DinB family protein → MSATVEIQPQEVSNMLVQLLEETFNTTQNIYLDKNASLIATLDTISAEEASIPVGGKCASLAAQVEHVVFYIESFERYALQGDDTPPDWGHIWRTIEKVTPEEWEASKAKLRATYERIKGLFANNPMWNQDTIGGALTVIIHSAYHLGEIRQAMCALKQ, encoded by the coding sequence ATGAGCGCCACAGTCGAAATTCAGCCTCAGGAAGTCAGCAACATGCTTGTCCAGCTCCTCGAAGAAACCTTCAACACCACCCAGAACATCTACCTCGACAAGAACGCTTCGCTCATCGCCACCCTCGACACCATCTCAGCCGAAGAAGCCTCAATCCCCGTCGGCGGCAAATGCGCCTCGCTGGCCGCCCAGGTGGAGCACGTCGTCTTCTACATTGAATCCTTCGAGCGCTACGCCTTGCAGGGTGACGACACCCCGCCAGACTGGGGTCACATCTGGCGCACCATCGAGAAGGTCACGCCCGAGGAGTGGGAAGCCTCCAAGGCCAAACTGCGCGCCACCTACGAGCGTATCAAGGGCCTCTTCGCCAATAACCCCATGTGGAACCAGGACACGATCGGCGGCGCCCTCACCGTCATCATCCACTCCGCCTATCACCTCGGCGAGATCCGCCAGGCGATGTGCGCACTGAAACAGTGA
- the sufD gene encoding Fe-S cluster assembly protein SufD, producing MAKKKTSARPKKAVSKKKAAPKKVAPKKTAKKTAAKKVAVKKAKAVAKRKPEAVAKKKGVAKSKAVASKRVVTRSPEREVIGAGQTPRVITRGGAAAVQTPSGFPFTVEQIPNGVKEAAFLHSYRKSAWGQFEKLPLPTTNDEAWRRTDIRQLKRAGLQIADGLPKAAREALPSIPARLLKPLVGKGHGGQIVFGPGKTTVELSKTIAKQGVVFTDFSTAAAKHPDLLKKVLGKVVKPDEGKFAAMAGALAGRGVLLYVPKGVQVDEPLHSLLWGPGAGLAYFSHILVWVEDGASVTYVHESASPTIKEQSMHAGIVELHVGSGANLRFVELQSWGEHMWNFTHERARVQKDGNLDWIFGALGSHLTKNFSEINLEGEGSLGRMSGFYFTDGEQHLDHDTQQNHMAAHTTSDLLFKGALEEKSRSVWQGMIYVAPGAQRTDGYQANRNLVLSKQARADSIPGLEILADDVRCTHGATVGKIDPDEYFYLMSRGIPPVEARRLIVKGFFDPIMERIPFEGVRQRFQQAIVSKMK from the coding sequence ATGGCAAAGAAGAAAACCAGCGCGCGCCCCAAAAAGGCCGTAAGCAAGAAAAAGGCTGCCCCAAAGAAGGTAGCCCCGAAAAAGACTGCTAAGAAGACTGCGGCCAAGAAAGTGGCTGTAAAGAAGGCCAAAGCCGTTGCCAAGCGCAAGCCGGAGGCTGTAGCCAAGAAGAAAGGCGTCGCCAAGAGCAAAGCGGTTGCCAGCAAGCGGGTCGTGACCCGTTCGCCAGAGCGCGAAGTGATCGGCGCAGGCCAGACACCGCGCGTGATCACGCGTGGCGGCGCGGCGGCGGTGCAGACCCCCAGCGGGTTCCCCTTCACAGTGGAGCAGATCCCCAACGGTGTGAAAGAAGCCGCGTTCCTGCACAGCTATCGCAAGAGCGCCTGGGGCCAGTTTGAAAAACTGCCGCTGCCCACCACCAATGATGAGGCTTGGCGCCGCACCGATATTCGCCAACTGAAGCGTGCCGGTCTGCAGATCGCTGACGGGTTGCCCAAGGCGGCGCGTGAGGCGCTGCCCAGCATCCCGGCGCGGCTGCTCAAGCCGCTGGTCGGCAAGGGGCACGGCGGCCAGATCGTGTTCGGCCCGGGCAAGACCACCGTGGAGCTGAGCAAGACGATCGCCAAGCAAGGCGTGGTCTTCACCGACTTTTCCACCGCGGCTGCCAAACACCCTGATCTGCTCAAGAAAGTGCTGGGCAAGGTGGTCAAGCCTGACGAAGGCAAGTTTGCCGCCATGGCCGGCGCACTGGCGGGCCGCGGCGTGCTGCTGTATGTCCCCAAGGGCGTGCAGGTCGACGAGCCGCTGCACTCGCTGTTGTGGGGGCCGGGGGCCGGGCTGGCGTACTTCTCGCACATTTTGGTGTGGGTGGAAGACGGCGCTTCGGTCACTTATGTGCACGAGTCGGCTTCGCCCACCATCAAAGAGCAGAGCATGCACGCCGGCATCGTGGAGCTGCATGTTGGCTCAGGCGCGAACCTGCGCTTCGTGGAGCTGCAATCGTGGGGCGAGCACATGTGGAACTTCACCCATGAGCGCGCCCGCGTGCAGAAGGACGGCAACCTGGATTGGATCTTTGGCGCCCTGGGCAGCCACCTGACCAAGAACTTCTCTGAGATCAACCTGGAGGGTGAGGGCAGCCTGGGCCGCATGTCTGGCTTCTATTTCACAGACGGCGAGCAGCACCTGGACCACGACACACAGCAGAACCACATGGCGGCCCATACCACCAGCGACCTGTTGTTCAAAGGCGCGCTGGAGGAAAAGAGCCGCTCGGTATGGCAGGGCATGATCTATGTGGCGCCCGGCGCCCAGCGCACGGATGGCTACCAGGCCAACCGCAACCTGGTACTCAGCAAGCAGGCGCGGGCGGACAGCATCCCTGGCCTCGAGATCCTGGCTGACGATGTGCGCTGCACCCACGGCGCCACCGTGGGCAAGATCGATCCGGATGAGTACTTTTACCTGATGAGCCGCGGCATTCCGCCGGTAGAGGCGCGCCGCCTGATCGTGAAGGGCTTTTTCGACCCGATCATGGAGCGCATTCCCTTTGAGGGCGTGCGCCAGCGCTTTCAGCAGGCCATTGTTTCGAAGATGAAGTAG
- the sufB gene encoding Fe-S cluster assembly protein SufB — MALKDIIEKPKDDAELLAGIDEYKYGFVDEVQPVFRTRKGLDEEIVRQISAKKEEPEWMLEFRLKAYKHFMQRPMPKWGGDLDKLNLDEIYFYSKPAEAEGKSWDDVPENIKKTFERLGIPEAEQKFLAGVGAQYESEMVYHNIQQHLADQGVLFKSIEQGLKDHPDMFREYFGTIIPIEDNKFSALNSAVWSGGSFVYIPKGVKVEMPLQAYFRVNQADQGQFERTLIIVDEGAEAHYVEGCTAPVYTTDSFHSGVIEIIVKKNARFRYTTIQNWSNNMYNLVTQRAHVHENATMEWVDANLGSKLTMKYPSCYLLGEGAHGEILSMAFASGHQHQDTGGKVIHFVPNTTSKITSKSISKSGGRASYRGLLKVHPGAEGSKSNVVCDALLLDDQSRSDTYPYIEIDAEDVTIGHEASVSKVGEEQLFYLMSRGMTEEEAATMVVSGFIEPLVKELPMEYAIEMNRLIQLQMEGSIG; from the coding sequence ATGGCACTTAAAGACATTATTGAAAAGCCGAAAGACGATGCCGAGCTGTTGGCTGGCATTGATGAATACAAGTACGGCTTCGTAGATGAAGTTCAGCCGGTCTTCCGCACGCGCAAGGGTTTGGACGAAGAGATCGTTCGCCAGATCAGCGCCAAGAAGGAAGAGCCGGAATGGATGCTTGAGTTCCGCCTGAAGGCGTACAAACACTTCATGCAGCGCCCCATGCCCAAATGGGGCGGCGACCTGGACAAGCTGAACTTGGACGAGATCTACTTCTACAGCAAGCCGGCCGAGGCCGAAGGCAAGAGCTGGGATGATGTGCCCGAGAACATCAAGAAGACCTTTGAGCGTCTGGGCATTCCCGAAGCCGAGCAGAAGTTCTTGGCTGGCGTAGGCGCCCAGTACGAATCAGAGATGGTGTATCACAACATCCAGCAACACCTGGCAGACCAGGGCGTGCTGTTCAAAAGCATTGAGCAGGGCTTGAAGGACCACCCGGATATGTTCCGCGAGTACTTCGGCACCATCATCCCCATCGAGGACAACAAATTCTCCGCGCTCAACTCGGCGGTATGGTCGGGTGGCTCGTTCGTCTACATCCCCAAGGGCGTCAAGGTCGAGATGCCGCTCCAGGCGTACTTCCGTGTCAACCAGGCCGACCAGGGCCAGTTCGAACGCACCCTGATCATCGTGGACGAAGGCGCTGAGGCGCACTATGTGGAAGGCTGCACTGCTCCGGTGTACACCACTGACTCGTTCCACAGTGGTGTGATCGAGATCATTGTCAAGAAGAACGCCCGCTTCCGCTATACGACCATCCAGAACTGGTCGAACAACATGTACAACCTGGTGACCCAACGTGCGCACGTGCACGAGAACGCCACCATGGAATGGGTGGACGCCAACCTGGGCAGCAAGCTGACCATGAAGTACCCCTCGTGCTATTTGCTGGGCGAAGGCGCGCATGGCGAGATCCTCTCGATGGCGTTCGCCAGCGGCCACCAGCACCAGGACACGGGCGGCAAGGTGATCCACTTCGTGCCCAATACCACCAGCAAGATCACGTCGAAATCGATCAGCAAGAGCGGCGGGCGAGCCTCGTACCGCGGCCTGTTGAAAGTGCACCCCGGCGCCGAGGGCTCCAAGTCCAACGTGGTGTGTGACGCGCTGCTGCTGGACGACCAGTCCCGCTCGGACACCTATCCGTACATCGAGATCGACGCGGAGGATGTGACCATCGGCCACGAGGCTTCGGTCTCCAAGGTGGGCGAGGAGCAGCTGTTCTACCTGATGAGCCGCGGCATGACCGAAGAAGAAGCTGCCACCATGGTGGTGTCTGGCTTCATTGAGCCGCTGGTCAAAGAACTGCCGATGGAATATGCCATCGAAATGAACCGCCTGATCCAATTGCAGATGGAAGGCTCGATCGGCTAG